GAGCCTTGTGTGGAAAATTTGGTTCTGTAtgctctatctatctatctatctatctatctatctatctatctatctatctatctatctatctatctatctatctatctatctatctatctatctacaacCTAAAATGAATAGGTTAATTTAGTTTACGTGACTGAGGTCATGTTTTGCAGAATACGATAAAAACTAAATTGATTGTTGATAATCCAATATGTAAACTAGCAGCAGCTTGAAGGCTTTGGCAGCCAcacaattgttttgtttttttttttgcttttttttttcccacacacaATTGTGAGTAAAACTGTATACGTGCCGTGACACAGCTCATCTTGATAGTTTCGTTTGAATGCAGAGTATGAATCTTAACAGGGTGTGTCAGTATCAGCTTTCTGTTTGCTTTTCCTCCCACATTTTATGCATGTAAAAATGTACTGACACTGACACGACTTCAGTTCTAACTGACATTCCATCAGTGTGACCCAATGACCTTCAGGAACTGATGGAGAATAACCCAGGGATGTTGTATTTTTCAGGACAGCATGCTTATGCTTAAACTATTTCCCATCTCCTAGTATTTCATTTTTGCAGAtaacttttttttgattgattttccCTTCATCATTTTTCGGTCTGGAAATGCATCAACAGTTTTTGTCGTCATTGTGCGTGCATTGTTTAATTGTTAACATGAGAGACGAAATGTGTTGTGTTCTGCCAAAAGTGGCTTTTCTCCTGAAATCTACCATTATCAATTGTTTAATCCTCCACTGTATCATCACACATTGATCTGGCACTAATATGTCATCTATATGTCGTCACTATTTATCTATAATCCAAGAAGTCAATCGTCTGcactcattttaaaaaatttggcTCAAAAGGAGTGCCACCTTAAATCTTCAGAgctgtcttttttgtgtaatgCTTGGCGTGCTTAGTGATTtagctgcagaaaaaacatCTGCATCTTCTTCCCAGATGACGTTTACTAtgcaaatgaaacaaaatcCCATTATAGATTAAAAATCAAGAAATTCCTTACTGAAATTTTTCATCACATTCCAAGAGTGAGAACCTTAAGATTTTCAGGAATCCGTGGAATGAAGATTATTGATAAAGCAAACCAACAACCACTGGGAAATTCTGCAAAAGAACCCATCACACTGTTGGCCTGAGTAAAAAACAAGTAGTATTTGGTAGTCCATGAGATGAGTAACTTAATCTAAATTCAACCTTTCCCTTTCATTAGTAGTGAATTCAGGATACCACCTCATGACTTCCTCCAATTTCAGCAacgaaaaaataataatataaatgtatttgtcaGACCAAACAATGTTCTGTCTTTTGATGTGTATAGGGAGACCCAACATCTTGACTTGATATCCAGTAAACAGACTCCCTGGCTCCGTTTCCATGCTGGGCCAGAGGGGATGTTTTTAGGCTCCTCTTTGTGTAATCTAATGCCCCAGAGTGTCAAGCAGGGATATGATTCAAACACACCTTTGAACTCTTTATTTGGTTTGGGAGAGACCAGAGTAAGGATATGAAAGGAAGTCTGAAACTGGGCCCggcaaagggaaaaaaacatctgaaaaatagatttaaagcAACTgtggccagggttggggtcagttacaattttaaattaaagctgcaagcagcgatgAATGGGCCCTCGCAAAAGTGATGACGTAAAAATTTTGGCGgaagttccacagtgatgatgtcatcagtgacaGCTGGGAGCAAGTACAATTTTCAAGTGGACGCCATTGAgtgcaattcccccaaaatttcaatttttttgccagTCCTACTATGTGTTCAaattttcaatcattttttaacgtgtttaggccctcaaaaatgtgatcatttagtcataaataaaataattataataataattaaagctgcaagcagcgatgAACGGGCCCTTGCAACCACACGCGTGTTGGGAAGTGGCACAcattgaggtgtgttgcatgtcggggtgtggcagaaattttaAACTGTTGAGTCATAGCTGAcaattttcaaggattatatcacaaacttttcTGCAATTTTCTATGCATATATaatgcctatgatttccttttaccaataggacTATGAATGACGGTTGGGTTTAACCACaactaattttttttggcatacaaatgaaagctgctataatgAATTAGCATTtacttagctctacaaactATTAATAACTTCCATGAGCGTAGCACATCATCCAAGTAAACAGGCTGCTTAGAGGAATATTTCAGTCTATgaagattcaactttattgtttattgtcaagattgttttataacacaaGCAAATAAGCATGTATTTTTATATCAAAACtatgaatgtgtgaagtactttaacagtgcagtgttggatgcaatacatatctctctataaaagcaggGAAtctctgtatgtctgtgtgtgtgtgtgtgtgtgtgtgtgtgtgtgtgtgtgtgtgtgtgtgtgtgtgtgtgtgtgtgtgtgtgtgtgtgttttgtggatCAGACTGATCTGAGAGTTTCAACTTGGCTGCTGTTTGGTTCACGGGTGTGCAATGTCATATGTCAAATTTTGACAGCTCAGTAGTCCTATAAATCACATCTTCAAATGACATTTTATGACCTACCACTATTCTAACATTTTGCATGCACATTTTTCCAAAGAGCAACAGCTTCCATCAAACATTCAAAGGGAAAACACATAGGCATCTCATGCATGTGTTTACTTGTTTCATCGCACCAGCTTGAAAAATGAACGTGGGTTTTGCAGGATGGAGCTGGTGCACACTGAAGAGAGATGAGAATACATCTCTCAGTCTCATATCATTATGTTATCTTTCCTCTCTTGCAGACTGTTCGCGACTGACCCTTCTTCTAAGCAGTACTTCAGCAAATTCAAGGACATTGAGGACCTCAAGGAACTGGAGAAAAATCCCCATTTGAAGAATCATGCTCGTAAGGTCCTGAAAGCCATCAACACAATGGTGGAGAACATCAACAATGCAGAGAAAGTGACTTCAGTGTTCAACACATTGGGCAACTCCCATGCTCTCAGACATAAGGTGGAGCCTAGGTACTTCAAGGTAAGTCTGTATGTAAAGGTTTTCCAATGACAAAGACACATTAGGCCAAAAATATCAGCCCCAACTTAATGAGAGGTCATAGACACCACAATGTAAACATATATATGTCAAATgttatttctgattctgatttcagAGTGAGGGGCAAACATTTTTGAATCCACATTTAGCACtttgttttggtttaaaataGGCAAACATCTGCATTCCTTGCCTTGTTTTTTTCCCTAGAAATTTCTTACATGTTCAGTTCAGTCAAATtggataaatgttaaatgagaCCCTAATATCTCTCATAAAAATcctaaaggttttttttttttttaccttgtgcATAATGTGATGCGTTTGTCTGTCTCCCTTAGGTTCTGAGTGATGTGATTGTGACCGTCCTGGGAGAAACCTTCACAGAGGTCATGACATCTGCGGTTGCTCAGGCCTGGAGAAACTTCTTCACTGCAATGTGCGCCAATTTCAACGATGTTTACCAGGAAGTGGGCTGGAATGGCAACTAAAGTTAAAGCCCTCTGCTTCAGATCGGGCACGAGTAAAGGTGCTTTCCGTttgcactgctgctgctgcaaaaaTTCAAGGCAAGAATGAGGGGATTCTGGCACGGGAAAATGTTGGTGTTAACAAAATGAATCAGGGGCTTTGGAGCATAAACTGTAGCATTAGCAAGAATAAGAACTTTGCAATTGTGTGTACGCGATGTGTGTTTAGAGTTTACATGTGTTCCCTTTGTGTGCACAAGTTTGTTTGAATGTAGTATGTAAACTGTTCTCAAATCATCCTAACATGTTGGTCGAGTGTTATCCAACCACTGTGCGAAGGTACACTAGTGGGCTGTGAGTTATTATGAGGTGCACTTTGTAAAAATGTACGCCGTTGACCTAAAGATGTGGTATCGTAAATATTTTCCTAATATGGAGTAGATTTGTGCCAGCGGCATCAACATTGGTAGAAAAggaaatcattattattttttttcatgtcagtaggtggcagtatCTAGCGCAATAATgcataaatcattttaaaaaagaaaaacctaaaTCAAAACCCTACAAATCATACAGGGAGAAAAGATCTGcaatatacaataaaacaaatcagAAAACATGAGGAACGTTAATAAGGGGAATCAGGGTTATTCAGTGTCCATTTGATGCAATGATTCCAAACAGCAAACAGAAATAATAgcaaatatttttacttttatagtAACTCGATTATTTAGATTATTAAGATAGTTTGAATCAGAGGTGAGTGGAGGGCACTGTTGCGTGTGTTTTTAGGAGTTTTAGTCCAAATCCACTGAGCCACTTTTTGGTCCCGAGACCACAAGTTACAAAATGAAGCTTTTACAACATTCTACAATACAAAAAATCGAGCAAAATGTCTTCAAATCAAACTACGCAATGTGTGTGCCACTGTGCTTCTTAAACACATGCGATTTACTTAAGTTGCATCAGATCTCTGTTTTCCTTGGAAACCAAATAACAAATGATTCCTCAACCAGTACAAAGCATgtcagtcaggatcactttagtcaaattgttttatttagcatgatgtttagatttggcggtaaggctctgttctggaACCTCTCTGCCCTTTCAGCAGCTGCGTGGAAAGACTGAAGCGAAGGGAGCTCCCCCTCCCTCTTCCATGAACTACATGGGGAAgtataagcagagagagcggtcagtaGGGCCCCGTGGACAGAAGCACAGATGTTAGATGGCAACAGAAGacactgtttaattagacagaagcAGATGagttggggtgggggtgggttgcGAGGGGTTTGCGGATGAAGGGTGGGGAAATAGGCGTGGTTTAAATACAGCACTGAGACTAACTCTAACCATTGGGAAGCATGGAgcatgatcagctggatgattaactgaattaGGGAATGGATGCTGTTAGTTGTTAAAAGCTACTGACAGATGAAGGGGCTGGGCTAGCTTGACTTCTGCGCTTGCCTGAACTAACACAATGCTCAATTTTTATACGTGAGAAATTTAAGCCATTTTAGAGAAAATTTAATTTTCTTAAGGGGGTAATTTTATCAGCACATTTGTTTTGTAAAACCCTGTTTACCTTGATTGGATTCTTGAAAGACCACAGACTTGCTCATTTCCACTCCCAGCCGCCTGCAAAGTGAAAGGACAATATTAAagaagcatagggcaggatttgaggaaaaaaataaacaataattttaagttttttttaatgctaatgggtgatgaagagCTCTAAACCAAAGATAATGAGTCCACAaatatttctacctattgccttaAAAAGATTGTtcgatacattttgtactgctgttccaGTCCGTGGagttctgcagacgtgaagtcaaatgacgctgatgcGCGTTCTCGACAGCTTGGAGAGGCGTCCCAATACCCcgaaaataaagaagaatgagaagaagatggcttggagactgaaag
The Gouania willdenowi chromosome 8, fGouWil2.1, whole genome shotgun sequence genome window above contains:
- the LOC114467893 gene encoding cytoglobin-1-like, which produces MEGKRDFDHLTQEDKVMISDSWGKVYANADDIGVPILIRLFATDPSSKQYFSKFKDIEDLKELEKNPHLKNHARKVLKAINTMVENINNAEKVTSVFNTLGNSHALRHKVEPRYFKVLSDVIVTVLGETFTEVMTSAVAQAWRNFFTAMCANFNDVYQEVGWNGN